A genome region from Amblyraja radiata isolate CabotCenter1 chromosome 2, sAmbRad1.1.pri, whole genome shotgun sequence includes the following:
- the pdss1 gene encoding all trans-polyprenyl-diphosphate synthase PDSS1 isoform X2: MEQLAVSSDLKEICDYYFDGKGKAFRPMVVILMGKACNLHHGKSRELLKSQHSVGMIVEMIHTASLVHDDVIDGSETRRGKITVNKIWGERKAILAGDFVLSSASMALARLGNTTVVSIFTRAIEDLVRGEFMQLSSKETENERFVHYLEKTFKKTASLIANSCKAVSILGNCNSEVQEIAYQYGRNLGIAFQLVDDMLDFTSSTNQLGKPTAADLKLGLATGPVLFACQQFPELHALILRHFSSDGDVDLAWEYVQQSDGVQQTCYLAHQYCQEAIRQVSMLHPSPERDALIQLTEIVLNRHK, encoded by the exons CAATTAGCAGTGTCTTCAGATCTTAAAGAAATCTGTGATTACTATTTTGATGGAAAAGGGAAGGCTTTTCGGCCCATGGTTGTGATATTAATGGGAAAAGCGTGTAATCTCCATCATGGCAAGAGCAG GGAATTGTTGAAAAGCCAGCATTCTGTAGGTATGATTGTGGAGATGATCCACACTGCCAGCCTCGTGCATGATGATGTTATTGATGGATCAGAAACTCGACGGGGTAAAATTACAGTAAATAAAATCTGGGGAGAAAGAAAG GCAATTTTGGCTGGAGACTTTGTTCTCTCTTCAGCCTCCATGGCCCTTGCCCGCCTTGGTAACACCACTGTAGTATCCATTTTTACTCGAGCAATTGAAGATTTGGTACGAG GGGAATTTATGCAGCTGAGTTCCAAAGAAACTGAGAATGAGAGATTTGTACATTACCTTGAGAAAACATTTAAGAAAACTGCAAGTCTTATAGCAAACAGTTGTAAAGCA GTCTCGATACTTGGTAATTGTAATTCAGAAGTCCAGGAAATTGCATATCAATATGGGAGAAACCTTGGGATAGCTTTTCAG TTGGTAGATGATATGCTGGATTTCACCTCGTCCACTAATCAATTAGGGAAACCAACTGCAGCCGATCTAAAGCTTGGATTGGCAACTGGCCCAGTGTTGTTTGCTTGCCAACAG TTTCCAGAACTGCATGCTTTGATATTGAGGCACTTCAGTTCAGATGGGGATGTAGATCTGGCTTGGGAATATGTCCAACAG AGTGATGGTGTTCAGCAAACCTGCTACCTCGCACATCAATATTGTCAAGAAGCCATTCGAcaggtttccatgttgcatccttCACCAGAAAGAGATGCCTTGATTCAACTAACAGAAATTGTACTAAATCGGCACAAGTAA